A part of Streptomyces sp. NBC_00557 genomic DNA contains:
- a CDS encoding ABC transporter substrate-binding protein, with protein MTVSLPRNAALGGCIAVVAALALSACGAAPDNASTTTKDGKSAATATSAADFGGMDALVKAAKKEGALHIIAVPRDWANYGAIIDGFQKKYGIKIQDESPDGSSQDEINAVTTRKGQDRAPDVLDLGSSFALSAAQQGLLAPYKVASYADIPEAQKDPQARWYNDYGGYISIGCDAKRVKSCPTSFKDLLKPEYKGQVALNGNPTKSGSAFGGVYAAALANGGSFDDIQPGLDFFAKLKKNGNYTPVESTPATVEKGETPISIDWDYLNAGYADEFRSKGLDWKVTIPSDGQYAQYYSQAITKDAPHPAAARLWQEYLYSTEGQNLWLKGYARPALMTAMEKAGTLDKTAAAKLPKVTGTPSFPTETQQSKAKTVIAQGWGKAVSG; from the coding sequence GTGACCGTGTCCCTGCCGAGAAACGCCGCACTCGGCGGCTGCATCGCCGTCGTCGCCGCGCTCGCGCTCAGCGCCTGCGGCGCCGCCCCCGACAACGCGTCGACCACCACCAAGGACGGCAAGAGCGCCGCCACCGCCACCTCCGCCGCCGACTTCGGCGGCATGGACGCCCTGGTCAAGGCCGCCAAGAAGGAGGGCGCGCTGCACATCATCGCGGTGCCCCGCGACTGGGCGAACTACGGCGCGATCATCGACGGCTTCCAGAAGAAGTACGGCATCAAGATCCAGGACGAGAGCCCCGACGGCTCCAGCCAGGACGAGATCAACGCCGTCACCACCCGCAAGGGGCAGGACCGCGCCCCCGACGTCCTCGACCTGGGCTCCTCCTTCGCGCTCAGCGCCGCCCAGCAGGGCCTTCTCGCGCCCTACAAGGTCGCCTCCTACGCCGACATCCCCGAGGCCCAGAAGGACCCGCAGGCCCGCTGGTACAACGACTACGGCGGCTACATCTCCATCGGCTGCGACGCCAAGCGCGTGAAGAGCTGCCCGACCAGCTTCAAGGACCTGCTCAAGCCCGAGTACAAGGGACAGGTCGCCCTCAACGGCAACCCCACCAAGTCCGGCTCGGCCTTCGGCGGCGTCTACGCGGCGGCCCTGGCGAACGGCGGCTCCTTCGACGACATCCAGCCCGGCCTCGACTTCTTCGCCAAGCTGAAGAAGAACGGCAACTACACGCCCGTCGAGTCCACCCCGGCCACCGTCGAGAAGGGCGAGACGCCGATCTCCATCGACTGGGACTACCTGAACGCCGGCTACGCCGACGAGTTCAGGTCCAAGGGCCTCGACTGGAAGGTCACCATCCCGAGCGACGGCCAGTACGCCCAGTACTACTCCCAGGCCATCACCAAGGACGCCCCGCACCCGGCGGCCGCCCGCCTGTGGCAGGAGTACCTGTACAGCACCGAGGGCCAGAACCTGTGGCTCAAGGGCTACGCCCGCCCGGCCCTGATGACCGCCATGGAGAAGGCCGGGACGCTGGACAAGACCGCCGCCGCGAAGCTCCCGAAGGTGACCGGCACGCCGTCCTTCCCGACCGAGACCCAGCAGAGCAAGGCCAAGACGGTCATCGCGCAGGGCTGGGGGAAGGCCGTCTCCGGATGA
- a CDS encoding ABC transporter ATP-binding protein — protein sequence MTATTLEKAVTEQAATVEFRALRREFGPTVALDGLDLTVRPGELLALLGPSGCGKTTALRMLAGFEHPDSGAVLVDGEDVTHVPAHRRDAGMVFQSYSLFPHLNAVDNVAFGLRMRGVRTAERRARAAELLDLVGLADKGERYPHQLSGGQQQRIALARALALRPRVLLLDEPLSALDAKVRLTLREEIRRLQQELGITTLFVTHDQEEALSVADRVAVMRAGRLEQCAEPAELYGRPATAFVAEFVGTMSRIPGELKDGTVEVLGQRLPADGEAPDGPVDVLVRPEAVHVRPDEQGAARVVATAFLGAVVRVTVRLADGTEAKADLPAHEAAALGAGTPAALSLPERPVLVAERAQK from the coding sequence ATGACCGCCACCACGCTCGAGAAGGCCGTCACCGAACAGGCCGCCACCGTCGAATTCCGGGCGCTGCGCCGGGAGTTCGGGCCCACCGTCGCCCTCGACGGGCTCGACCTGACCGTCCGCCCGGGGGAGTTGCTGGCCCTGCTCGGCCCCTCCGGCTGCGGCAAGACCACCGCGCTGCGCATGCTCGCCGGGTTCGAACACCCCGACTCCGGCGCCGTCCTCGTGGACGGCGAGGACGTCACGCACGTCCCGGCCCACCGCCGCGACGCCGGCATGGTCTTCCAGTCGTACAGCCTCTTCCCGCATCTGAACGCCGTCGACAACGTCGCCTTCGGGCTGCGCATGCGGGGCGTCCGTACGGCCGAACGGCGCGCCCGCGCCGCCGAGTTGCTGGACCTGGTCGGCCTCGCCGACAAGGGCGAGCGCTATCCGCACCAGCTCTCCGGCGGCCAGCAGCAGCGCATCGCGCTCGCCCGCGCCCTGGCCCTGCGCCCGCGCGTGCTCCTGCTCGACGAGCCGCTGTCCGCGCTGGACGCCAAGGTGCGGCTCACCCTGCGCGAGGAGATCCGCCGGCTCCAGCAGGAGCTGGGCATCACGACGCTGTTCGTGACGCACGACCAGGAAGAGGCGCTGTCCGTCGCCGACCGGGTCGCGGTCATGCGCGCCGGACGCCTCGAACAGTGCGCCGAACCGGCCGAGTTGTACGGCCGTCCCGCCACCGCCTTCGTCGCCGAGTTCGTCGGCACCATGAGCCGGATCCCGGGCGAGCTGAAGGACGGCACGGTCGAGGTGCTCGGGCAGCGGCTGCCCGCCGACGGCGAGGCGCCCGACGGCCCGGTGGACGTGCTGGTGCGGCCGGAGGCCGTCCACGTGCGCCCGGACGAGCAGGGCGCCGCCCGGGTCGTCGCGACGGCCTTCCTCGGCGCGGTCGTCCGCGTCACCGTACGGCTCGCCGACGGCACCGAGGCCAAGGCCGACCTGCCCGCCCACGAGGCCGCGGCGCTCGGCGCCGGAACCCCGGCCGCCCTGTCCCTGCCGGAGCGGCCGGTGCTCGTGGCCGAACGCGCCCAGAAGTGA
- a CDS encoding ABC transporter permease encodes MTAALPRADVAPVASAKRRRRAPGWLAVVPLLAFTAVAFGLPALAIVNGAFSVDDATTGATRYTGANMTASLQGPYLTALLGSVKLSAISAVLGALLGLPLAQAVVSSRSRRLREAVLTASGVLANFGGVPLAFAFVATLGNAGVLTVHLGLKDSGWDLYSFWGLVLVYLYFLVPLMVLTITPALDGLRAQWREAALNNGATGAQYWRHVALPVLAPSLLGGLVLLFGSAFSAYATAAAMVGSAVPLVTLQIADALSGNVLVGQENVALALSLDMVLVAGLVMAVYLPLQRRSARWLDA; translated from the coding sequence ATGACCGCCGCTCTCCCGCGCGCGGACGTGGCGCCCGTCGCTTCGGCGAAGCGGCGGCGCCGCGCCCCCGGCTGGCTCGCCGTCGTGCCGCTGCTGGCGTTCACGGCCGTCGCCTTCGGCCTGCCCGCCCTCGCCATCGTGAACGGCGCCTTCTCCGTCGACGACGCCACCACGGGCGCCACCCGCTACACCGGCGCCAACATGACGGCCTCGCTGCAGGGCCCGTACCTGACCGCCCTGCTCGGCAGCGTCAAGCTGTCCGCGATCTCCGCCGTGCTCGGCGCCCTGCTCGGGCTGCCGCTCGCCCAGGCCGTGGTCTCCTCCCGCTCCCGGCGGCTGCGCGAGGCCGTGCTGACCGCCTCCGGCGTGCTCGCCAACTTCGGCGGGGTCCCCCTCGCCTTCGCCTTCGTCGCCACCCTCGGCAACGCGGGCGTCCTGACCGTGCACCTCGGCCTGAAGGACAGCGGCTGGGATCTCTACAGCTTCTGGGGCCTGGTCCTCGTCTACCTGTACTTCCTCGTCCCGCTCATGGTCCTCACCATCACCCCCGCGCTGGACGGCCTGCGCGCGCAGTGGCGCGAGGCCGCGCTGAACAACGGCGCCACCGGCGCGCAGTACTGGCGGCACGTGGCGCTGCCCGTGCTCGCGCCCTCGCTGCTCGGCGGCCTGGTGCTGCTGTTCGGCAGCGCCTTCTCCGCCTACGCCACCGCCGCCGCCATGGTCGGCAGCGCGGTCCCGCTGGTCACCCTGCAGATCGCCGACGCCCTGTCCGGCAACGTGCTGGTCGGCCAGGAGAACGTCGCCCTCGCCCTCAGCCTCGACATGGTGCTGGTGGCGGGCCTGGTGATGGCCGTGTACCTGCCCCTTCAGCGAAGGAGCGCCCGATGGCTCGACGCCTGA
- a CDS encoding GntR family transcriptional regulator, translated as MTARHEEIADELRRAIDREEYTVGSRLPSESELAAHYGVSRGTVRQAVSALTAEGLIGSRQGARRVVLASRRSQSFEELRSFAQWARAMGREATGHVVAQEYRPATHEDAVRLQLPVGTQVLHVLRVRGLDGEPVLLERTVYADWISPAVESIEPDCPSVTQRLYDDTGLVFAYGEHIIDAVAAGAQDAELLGVRRTSPLLRVRRVTTTREGRPVEWSDDRYRPDAVSFSVRNSIDNNALARKTAE; from the coding sequence ATGACGGCGCGACACGAGGAGATCGCCGACGAGCTGCGGCGGGCGATCGACCGCGAGGAGTACACGGTCGGCAGCCGGCTGCCCTCGGAGTCGGAGCTGGCCGCGCACTACGGCGTCTCGCGCGGCACGGTCCGCCAGGCCGTCTCGGCCCTGACCGCCGAGGGGCTCATCGGCTCCCGTCAGGGCGCCCGGCGCGTGGTCCTCGCCAGCCGCCGCAGCCAGAGCTTCGAGGAACTGCGCAGCTTCGCCCAGTGGGCCCGCGCGATGGGCCGCGAGGCCACCGGACACGTGGTGGCCCAGGAGTACCGCCCGGCGACCCACGAGGACGCCGTACGACTCCAACTGCCCGTCGGCACCCAGGTGTTGCACGTCCTGCGGGTGCGCGGCCTGGACGGCGAACCGGTGCTGCTGGAACGCACGGTGTACGCCGACTGGATCTCCCCGGCCGTCGAGTCGATCGAGCCGGACTGTCCCTCGGTCACCCAACGCCTCTACGACGACACGGGGTTGGTCTTCGCCTACGGCGAGCACATCATCGACGCGGTCGCGGCCGGCGCCCAGGACGCCGAGCTGCTGGGGGTCCGCCGCACCAGTCCGCTGCTGCGGGTACGGCGGGTGACGACGACGCGTGAAGGGCGCCCGGTGGAGTGGTCGGACGACCGGTACCGGCCGGACGCGGTGAGCTTCAGCGTGCGGAACTCCATCGACAACAACGCGCTGGCGCGCAAGACCGCGGAGTAG
- a CDS encoding ABC transporter permease, with amino-acid sequence MARRLTPWRWAVLGLAALYFLVPLAASVVFTVDVPGQGLTFDAYTKILSADGFVSSLLLSLELAVATVAVVLLLTAPAVVALRLGAPRLRPVVEVVCSLPLVVPPIAFVAGIATVLKWGPEHLSRTPLFETFVVVQNDRFPLVLVLAYVVMALPFVYRALDAGLRAIDVRTLAEAARSCGASWPKALVRAVLPNLRGALLNASFLTLALVLGEFTVSHLLGYAPFAVWIYNVGGEQAQMSVAVSVLSLLVTWALLLALAGAGGGRNRTASSRG; translated from the coding sequence ATGGCTCGACGCCTGACCCCGTGGCGCTGGGCCGTCCTCGGCCTCGCCGCCCTGTACTTCCTGGTGCCGCTCGCCGCCTCCGTGGTCTTCACGGTGGACGTGCCCGGCCAGGGCCTCACCTTCGACGCCTACACGAAGATCCTCTCCGCCGACGGCTTCGTCTCCAGCCTGCTGCTCTCGCTGGAACTCGCCGTCGCCACCGTCGCGGTCGTGCTGCTGCTGACGGCGCCCGCCGTGGTCGCGCTCCGGCTCGGCGCGCCCCGGCTGCGTCCCGTGGTGGAGGTGGTGTGCTCGCTGCCGCTGGTGGTGCCGCCCATCGCGTTCGTCGCCGGGATCGCCACCGTCCTGAAGTGGGGCCCGGAGCATCTCTCCCGGACGCCGCTGTTCGAGACGTTCGTGGTGGTCCAGAACGACCGCTTCCCCCTCGTGCTCGTGCTCGCCTACGTCGTGATGGCCCTGCCGTTCGTCTACCGGGCCCTGGACGCCGGCCTGCGCGCCATCGACGTACGGACCCTGGCCGAGGCGGCCCGCAGCTGCGGCGCCTCCTGGCCCAAGGCCCTCGTCCGGGCCGTACTGCCCAACCTGCGCGGCGCCCTGCTGAACGCGTCCTTCCTCACCCTGGCCCTGGTCCTCGGCGAGTTCACGGTCTCCCACCTGCTGGGCTACGCGCCCTTCGCCGTGTGGATCTACAACGTCGGCGGCGAGCAGGCCCAGATGTCCGTCGCCGTGTCCGTGCTCAGCCTGCTCGTCACCTGGGCCCTGCTCCTCGCGCTCGCCGGTGCCGGCGGCGGCCGCAACCGAACCGCTTCTTCCCGGGGATGA